A region of Lycium barbarum isolate Lr01 chromosome 3, ASM1917538v2, whole genome shotgun sequence DNA encodes the following proteins:
- the LOC132631532 gene encoding F-box/FBD/LRR-repeat protein At3g52680-like, which translates to MAEIVDGKDRITELPEHIIHHVIRRVSQRNVKEAARTCVLSRTWNRLWTLRPDLMIDQGSHNSFRSLEKFVKFVDDSIEPYVKEKISIDSFRLCQLLHPELASHLDRWINVAIEHNIRDLEISTSFYPLYYNVPDTIYTAKKLTKLWLRRCDFEIHNSASNNKLQRLISTCPFIKDLRLHRCRGIHNLHVFGLENLENLELWGCDGLEKLEVKAPNLRKFVYVGVPLYRNQKKREVELLPCKIEILDGYKTLKTLKLEATTMTDQQFEHQFSKFSALNELELRRCYTMKNIVISSEKLSKFSLSHWMNLEQVKMLAPNLMEFNFLGYKMPFSTMDPSSLVEAELNFYLQISPSKTYFGDVDKSWYDNLQDFVQKFNYAKGLILIIHCEEVLHQNVTGKRDEQNGGSNQVRNYKGATAKEGASNLYGWLESTSLIEKITTFMFKSEENALSD; encoded by the exons ATGGCAGAAATAGTTGATGGCAAGGACAGAATAACAGAGTTGCCTGAACACATAATCCATCATGTCATACGTCGGGTTAGCCAACGCAACGTAAAAGAGGCAGCTCGAACTTGTGTCTTGTCCAGGACATGGAATCGTCTTTGGACTTTGCGGCCTGATTTGATGATCGATCAGGGCAGCCACAACAGTTTCAGGTCCCTGGAGAAATTTGTCAAATTCGTTGATGATTCCATCGAGCCATATGTCAAGGAAAAAATAAGCATCGATTCATTCCGCCTCTGTCAGCTTCTTCATCCGGAATTGGCTTCACATTTAGATCGGTGGATCAACGTGGCAATTGAACATAATATCAGAGATCTAGAAATTAGCACGAGTTTTTATCCGCTGTACTATAACGTTCCTGATACTATATATACAGCTAAAAAGCTGACTAAATTGTGGCTACGGAGGTGTGACTTTGAAATTCATAATAGTGCCAGCAACAACAAATTGCAAAGATTAATTAGTACATGCCCCTTCATCAAGGATCTAAGATTACATCGTTGCAGGGGAATACATAATTTGCATGTTTTTGGCCTAGAAAATCTAGAGAATTTAGAGCTGTGGGGGTGTGATGGACTCGAGAAACTGGAAGTCAAGGCTCCAAATCTCCGAAAATTTGTATATGTCGGGGTGCCATTGTACAGGAACCAGAAGAAACGTGAGGTGGAATTGCTTCCGTGCAAAATTGAGATTTTAGATGGTTATAAGACTCTAAAAACTCTGAAGTTGGAAGCTACCACCATGACGGATCAGCAGTTTGAACATCAATTCTCTAAGTTCTCAGCCCTCAATGAATTGGAACTAAGAAGATGTTATACAATGAAAAATATAGTGATTTCGAGTGAAAAACTAAGTAAATTCAGCTTATCACATTGGATGAATCTGGAACAAGTCAAGATGCTGGCTCCGAATCTGATGGAATTCAATTTTTTGGGTTACAAAATGCCATTCTCAACTATGGATCCTTCTAGCCTAGTAGAAGCTGAACTTAATTTTTACCTGCAAATTTCTCCATCAAAAACTTACTTTGGAGATGTGGATAAAAGTTGGTACGATAATCTTCAGGACTTTGTACAGAAATTCAACTATGCTAAGGGTCTGATATTAATTATCCATTGCGAGGAG GTGTTGCACCAGAATGTAACAGGAAAAAGAGACGAGCAAAATGGTGGATCCAACCAAGTCAGAAATTATAAAGGCGCAACTGCGAAGGAAGGAGCCTCGAATTTGTATGGGTGGCTGGAATCCACGTCCCTAATTGAGAAAATTACCACTTTTATGTTCAAATCGGAGGAAAATGCGTTGTCCGATTAG